The segment AAAATGCCGCACTTCAAAAAGAGTATTTTGAGTTGCGTCAACTTGATCCGGATATGCGCTAATGCAAGGAGTGACATGAGAGCCATCATTATCTTAGGAATAGGCCTTGTTGCCAGTTGTTTTGCAAGAGAAAACCCTTTTTTACCCACCTCTGAAACAGTCACTACACCCACCAATATTCAAGAGCAACGGGGAGATTTTGAACAACAAGCCACGACGTTGCCTAGCCGTGCGCGGGTGCTTCAGTATGTTGTTTTTGGGTATCAAGGCGTTGATGGCGGAACAGAAGAGTTGCGCATGGAGGTGGATAAGAACGTTGATTGGCACGATCCTTTAGTAGTAACCACAGAAAGTCTTTTGCTTCGTCCAGCTCCTGTTAGTGTGCCTTCCGAGCCAGTACCTGAACCTCTTAGGCAAGAAACTGTTGAGCTTAAACAACCTCTTGTAAAAGAGGTGGGCTTTGGAGGATTTATTGTTTTTGAAGCAACCCAAATGCGACTAAAGGTCTTGACGAATGATGTGCTTGTGCGGCATTTTATGGTCGCAGACCCCTATAAGGTTGTTTTGGATTTTGAGCGCGATACTGCTTTTTATACTAAAGTCCTTGAAGTTAAAAATGGGGCGTTTAAGACAATTACTATGGGAAACCACAACGGACGCTACCGCGCGGCCATTTTGCTTGACGGACACTACCTGTATGAGCTCAAAAAGATCGAAGATGGCTACGAGGTTTTGCTAAAGTAGTATTGGCCCCCTCGGCAGGGAGCCAACAAGGGCTTAGTGCTTGGGGGTAATGTCGACTGGCCCAAGGTAAAGCTGACGTGGGCGAGCGATTTTGATTGTAGGCTGTTCTTTGAGTTCTATCCACTGAGAAATCCATCCAGGCGTGCGACCAATCACAAAAATAACGGCAAACATCTCTTTTGGGATTTTTAGTGCTTGCAGAATGAGGCCTGAGTAGAAATCAATGTTAGGGTACAGCTTGCGGCTGATAAAATAATCATCTGTAAGAGCAATTTCTTCGATTCTGTTTGCTACCTCTACTAGCTTGCTATCAATTTCAATCTCTTTCATGAGTTCGGTGCGAATTTTTTTCAAAATGTTGGCACGCGGGTCAAAGTTTTTGTACACGCGGTGGCCAAAGCCCATGAGTCTAAAAGGATCATCCTTATCTTTGGCGCGCTTGATGAATTCATCCACGCGGTCCACAGAGCCAATCATTTCTAATTGACGAATCACCGATTCATTAGCTCCGCCATGGGCTCTTCCCCATAACGCACCAATACCTGCACTAATGGCAGCATAAGGGTGGGCGTGCGTGGAAGCTACGTTACGCACAGTGGTGGTTGATGCGTTTTGTTCATGGTCGGCATGAAGGGTAAAGATGGTGTCGAGAGCTTTGATTTCGATAGGTTTTAAGTCGATGTGTTTGTGGGGATAGCCACGCAACATATACAAAAAGTTTTCCGTAAAACCACGGTCAAGGTCAGGATAGATGATGGGTAGACCCAAGCTACTGCGGTAAGAAAAAGCAGCAATGGTAGGGATTTTTGCCACAATACGTTTGGCCATTTCCATGTATTCATCAGGATTGTCAATGTCAATATGCTCAAAATAAAAGGTTGAAAGGGCCGAAACACCTGCAGAAAGAATAGCCATAGGGTGGGCGTTGTCAGGGAAAGCATCAAAGAGTTTTTTCATTCCTTCATGAATAAAAGAGCGTTTTTTCATCTCAAGACAAAAATCTACGCGTTGTTCAATAGTAGGAAGCTCTTTATTTAAAAGCAAGTAAGCAACATCTAGAAAAGTACGCTCTTGGGCCAAATAAGAGATGTCGTACCCACGGTACATGAGCTGTCCTTTGTCGCCATCGATGAACGTGATGCGTGAGCGGCAAGAGGCAGTAGACGTGTATCCGCGGTCAAAGGTAAACATGCCTGTGTCTTGGTAAAACGTAGAAATGTCAACCACCGAGGGCCCCATGGTGCCATCAAGAATGGGAAATTCGAAGCTCTCTCCTGTGCGGTTATTGGTAAACGTAACAGTGTCTTTACTCATAGGCATCCTTTTTATAATTTTTCACAGATTATACCACAGTGGGGGTATCTTAACAGAAATTTTGTTAAGCCTACGAAAGCCAAAAAAAGGTACTCCTATTTTTTTATTTTCCCAACAACATGCAGTAACTTAATGCCTAACATTGCAATAATAACTTCGGCAAGGCTTGTTAAAATAAGCGCATAGTAGAGTGTCTCAGAAATAGTGCGAGATTTAAAAGCAATGGTGGCCACTGCAATTAAAAGGGTAAGGGGCATGGAGTGGGAAAGGGCCAGCAAGCAGGACTTTTTTGCCCCCAAGTGCTTCCAAAAAGCGATGCTTGAAAGTTGCCGAACCACCAACATGGCAAGGGTGATTGTTGCCGCAGTTGTTACTACACCTTCCATTTGGA is part of the Sulfurospirillum tamanense genome and harbors:
- a CDS encoding citrate synthase, giving the protein MSKDTVTFTNNRTGESFEFPILDGTMGPSVVDISTFYQDTGMFTFDRGYTSTASCRSRITFIDGDKGQLMYRGYDISYLAQERTFLDVAYLLLNKELPTIEQRVDFCLEMKKRSFIHEGMKKLFDAFPDNAHPMAILSAGVSALSTFYFEHIDIDNPDEYMEMAKRIVAKIPTIAAFSYRSSLGLPIIYPDLDRGFTENFLYMLRGYPHKHIDLKPIEIKALDTIFTLHADHEQNASTTTVRNVASTHAHPYAAISAGIGALWGRAHGGANESVIRQLEMIGSVDRVDEFIKRAKDKDDPFRLMGFGHRVYKNFDPRANILKKIRTELMKEIEIDSKLVEVANRIEEIALTDDYFISRKLYPNIDFYSGLILQALKIPKEMFAVIFVIGRTPGWISQWIELKEQPTIKIARPRQLYLGPVDITPKH
- a CDS encoding AMIN domain-containing protein, encoding MRAIIILGIGLVASCFARENPFLPTSETVTTPTNIQEQRGDFEQQATTLPSRARVLQYVVFGYQGVDGGTEELRMEVDKNVDWHDPLVVTTESLLLRPAPVSVPSEPVPEPLRQETVELKQPLVKEVGFGGFIVFEATQMRLKVLTNDVLVRHFMVADPYKVVLDFERDTAFYTKVLEVKNGAFKTITMGNHNGRYRAAILLDGHYLYELKKIEDGYEVLLK